The proteins below come from a single Roseiflexus sp. RS-1 genomic window:
- a CDS encoding cobalamin B12-binding domain-containing protein (Presence of a B(12) (cobalamin)-binding domain implies dependence on cobalamin itself, in one of its several forms, or in some unusual lineages, dependence on a cobalamin-like analog.) → MAEKQKTVVAAALGECVHVAGVMNFLRLAEEAGWRTVFLGPATPVERVLEAARREQADLVGVSYRLTPETGAHLLGRFAEAADDLHAAGVRFAFAGTPPLAEKAATLGFFEQVFDGSEPADQVLAYLRGQNPATATEADFPQRTVDRIRWKSPYPLLRHHFGLPTMQATIAGIAKIAESRRLDVISLGTDQDAQENFFHPERQDPARTGAGGVPVRSADDYRALYAASRRGNYPLMRTYSGTDDFVRLAELYVETINIAWCAIPLFWFNRMDGRGPWDLEGSIREHQTIMRWYGERDIPVELNEPHHWGMRDAPDTVFVASAYLSAYNARAFGVRDYIAQLMFNSPPGLSDAMDLAKMLAVIEITAPLAGPDFRIWKQTRTGLLSYPVDPAASRAHLSASIYLQMALRPHIVHVVGHTEAHHAATADDVIEACDMARRAIENALRGQPDMTADPAVRARAAQLVEETHLLLDAIAQLAPPGVTDPLSDPATLTKAVAVGLLDAPQLRNNPFAPGRVVTRFINGMCVAVDDQGRPLDEKQRIRQILDHHTTLVTT, encoded by the coding sequence ATGGCAGAAAAACAGAAAACGGTGGTTGCAGCGGCGCTTGGCGAATGTGTCCATGTCGCAGGCGTGATGAACTTTCTGCGTCTGGCAGAGGAAGCTGGCTGGCGCACCGTATTTCTCGGTCCGGCGACGCCGGTCGAGCGGGTTCTCGAAGCGGCGCGACGCGAACAGGCTGACCTGGTTGGCGTATCGTACCGGTTGACGCCGGAAACCGGCGCGCATCTGCTGGGACGGTTCGCCGAGGCTGCCGATGATCTGCACGCTGCCGGAGTGCGCTTCGCCTTCGCCGGGACGCCGCCGCTGGCGGAAAAAGCGGCAACGCTTGGGTTTTTCGAGCAGGTGTTCGACGGAAGCGAACCTGCCGATCAGGTGCTGGCGTATCTCAGGGGGCAAAACCCGGCGACGGCAACCGAAGCGGATTTTCCGCAACGCACGGTTGACCGCATTCGCTGGAAGTCGCCATACCCTCTGCTGCGGCACCATTTTGGTTTGCCGACCATGCAGGCGACCATCGCAGGGATTGCAAAAATCGCCGAGTCGCGGCGCCTCGATGTCATTTCCCTCGGTACCGATCAGGACGCCCAGGAGAATTTCTTCCACCCCGAACGCCAGGACCCGGCGCGCACCGGAGCGGGCGGCGTCCCGGTGCGCAGCGCCGACGATTACCGCGCCCTCTACGCTGCCAGTCGGCGGGGGAACTACCCCTTGATGAGGACGTATTCCGGCACCGACGACTTCGTTCGCCTGGCGGAATTGTATGTCGAGACGATCAACATCGCCTGGTGCGCCATCCCGCTCTTCTGGTTCAACCGGATGGATGGACGTGGACCGTGGGATCTGGAGGGATCGATCCGTGAGCATCAGACGATCATGCGCTGGTACGGCGAGCGCGATATCCCGGTCGAACTCAACGAACCGCATCACTGGGGCATGCGCGACGCGCCTGATACGGTCTTCGTCGCCAGCGCCTACCTCTCGGCGTACAACGCCCGCGCCTTTGGCGTGCGCGATTACATTGCACAGTTGATGTTCAACAGCCCACCCGGTCTTTCCGACGCCATGGACCTGGCAAAAATGCTGGCGGTGATCGAGATCACCGCGCCGCTGGCGGGACCGGATTTCCGCATCTGGAAGCAGACCCGCACCGGGTTGCTGAGTTACCCGGTCGATCCGGCAGCATCGCGCGCACACCTCTCGGCGAGTATCTACCTCCAGATGGCGCTTCGTCCGCATATCGTGCATGTTGTGGGTCATACCGAAGCACACCACGCCGCAACCGCCGATGACGTGATCGAAGCCTGCGATATGGCGCGCCGCGCTATCGAAAATGCGCTACGCGGTCAACCCGATATGACGGCGGATCCGGCGGTGCGGGCGCGGGCAGCGCAACTGGTCGAAGAGACGCATCTGCTCCTCGATGCGATTGCGCAACTTGCACCGCCGGGCGTCACCGATCCGCTGTCCGATCCCGCCACCCTGACGAAAGCCGTTGCCGTCGGGTTGCTCGATGCACCCCAGTTGCGCAACAATCCCTTTGCACCCGGTCGCGTCGTTACGCGCTTTATCAACGGCATGTGCGTGGCGGTCGATGATCAGGGTCGTCCGCTCGACGAAAAGCAACGCATCCGGCAGATTCTGGATCATCATACGACGCTTGTAACGACTTGA
- a CDS encoding NAD/NADP-dependent octopine/nopaline dehydrogenase family protein: MAPSTRYTVIGAGNGGKAMAAHLALMGFETTLYNRTPAHIEAIRQRRGIELESGETGPRGFGQLALVTSDMKEALDHCDVAMVVVPSSAHAEVARSMAPHLRDGQIIILHPGRTCGAIEVAKVLRDERCRADVTVAEAETFIYASRSDGPAQARIFRIKEAVPLAALPAYRTSDVLGVIHDAFPQYIDGGNVLRTGLNNMGAIFHPALTLLNAGRIESTRGDFQFYIDGVTPSVARVLEVIDRERVTVAAALGIRARTAQEWLALAYNATGDSLYEAIQNQPGYYGIKAPPTLNHRYIFEDVPMSLVPIAALGQRYGVAVAGIDSIIRLACIIHRTDYWRRGRTLDRLGIANLSVSELTRYVEEGTLE; encoded by the coding sequence ATGGCACCCTCAACCCGCTACACCGTCATCGGCGCCGGGAATGGCGGGAAGGCGATGGCAGCGCATCTGGCGCTGATGGGCTTCGAGACAACCCTTTACAATCGCACTCCCGCCCATATCGAAGCTATCCGGCAGCGCCGCGGCATTGAGCTGGAGTCCGGTGAAACCGGGCCGCGCGGTTTTGGCCAGCTTGCGCTGGTAACATCGGATATGAAAGAGGCGCTTGATCATTGCGATGTGGCAATGGTGGTCGTTCCTTCGTCGGCGCACGCCGAAGTGGCGCGATCTATGGCGCCGCATCTGCGCGATGGGCAGATTATTATTCTGCATCCCGGTCGCACCTGCGGCGCTATCGAGGTTGCTAAAGTGCTGCGTGATGAACGTTGCCGGGCGGATGTGACCGTTGCCGAAGCGGAGACATTCATCTACGCCAGCCGGTCGGATGGTCCGGCGCAGGCGCGTATTTTCCGCATCAAGGAAGCGGTGCCGCTGGCGGCGCTCCCTGCGTATCGCACCAGCGATGTGCTTGGTGTGATCCACGACGCATTCCCGCAGTATATCGACGGCGGCAATGTATTGCGCACCGGTTTGAACAACATGGGCGCTATTTTTCACCCGGCACTAACGTTGTTGAACGCCGGACGCATCGAGTCGACCCGTGGCGATTTTCAATTCTATATCGATGGCGTTACACCTTCGGTAGCCCGCGTGCTCGAAGTGATCGACCGGGAGCGGGTGACGGTTGCGGCTGCGCTCGGTATTCGCGCCCGCACGGCGCAGGAGTGGCTGGCGCTGGCGTACAATGCAACTGGCGACTCACTCTATGAAGCCATTCAGAACCAACCGGGCTACTACGGCATCAAAGCCCCGCCGACGCTCAACCATCGCTACATTTTCGAGGATGTGCCGATGAGCCTGGTGCCGATTGCAGCGCTCGGTCAACGCTACGGCGTTGCCGTCGCTGGCATCGACAGCATTATTCGTCTGGCATGTATCATTCACCGTACCGACTACTGGCGTCGTGGACGCACGCTGGATCGACTGGGCATCGCCAATTTGAGCGTGAGTGAATTGACCCGCTACGTCGAGGAGGGAACACTGGAGTAG
- the asnB gene encoding asparagine synthase B produces MCGIAGAYRTTDTVRIEQMLDRLTHRGPDGQGVVATDTGVLGHTRLAIIDLEGGRQPMEHDGALICFNGEIYNYRILRDRYLRDQTLETDSDTEVLLRLYRTLGPGFVNLLEGMFAFAILDGDDLFLARDPIGIKPLYLAQRDHTLLFASEIKALALQADQVTTFPPGTWYHSRFGSHAYYEFAQGWPRNGVFETVEQAKNAIRAVLRSAVHKRLLADVPVGVSLSGGLDSSIIALLACAELDHIETFAVGMEGSEDLEAARRMAQYLGTRHYEYVYTRAEMEAVLPDVIYYLESADPALVRSAVPNYFLARLASERVKVILTGEGADELYAGYDYMRALTTPEDLHRELEIAIRELHRTNLQRADRMFMAFGVEGRVPFLDVESIALALSLPPEWKLAAPGEPTKMLLREAFASDLPESIVQRPKQKFSAGAGSMYELARVAEERFDDQTFARERQRLMQRWNYRLPNKEALYYLDTLRAVLPERLIMPEMGMSRSL; encoded by the coding sequence ATGTGCGGTATTGCAGGCGCGTATCGAACCACAGACACTGTGCGCATCGAGCAGATGCTTGACCGGCTAACCCACCGAGGACCTGATGGACAGGGCGTGGTAGCCACCGATACAGGCGTTCTGGGGCATACACGCCTGGCAATCATCGATCTGGAAGGCGGTCGGCAACCGATGGAGCACGATGGCGCGCTGATCTGTTTCAACGGCGAGATCTACAACTACCGCATCTTGCGTGATCGCTATCTCCGTGATCAGACACTCGAAACCGATAGCGACACCGAGGTGCTGTTGCGCCTGTACCGCACACTCGGTCCCGGCTTTGTCAACCTGCTCGAAGGGATGTTTGCGTTTGCCATTCTCGATGGCGACGATCTCTTTCTCGCGCGCGACCCGATCGGCATCAAGCCGCTTTATCTGGCACAGCGCGACCACACGTTGCTGTTTGCTTCGGAAATCAAAGCGCTCGCGCTGCAAGCCGATCAGGTGACGACGTTTCCGCCAGGGACATGGTATCACTCGCGCTTCGGCAGCCATGCCTATTACGAGTTTGCTCAGGGTTGGCCCCGAAACGGCGTCTTCGAGACTGTCGAACAGGCGAAGAACGCTATTCGCGCGGTACTGCGCTCAGCCGTTCATAAGCGTTTGCTGGCGGATGTTCCGGTGGGGGTCAGTCTCAGCGGCGGACTCGATAGCAGCATTATCGCGCTCCTGGCATGCGCAGAACTCGATCATATCGAAACGTTCGCCGTTGGGATGGAGGGCAGCGAGGATCTGGAAGCGGCGCGTCGGATGGCGCAGTATCTGGGAACACGTCATTACGAGTATGTGTATACACGCGCCGAAATGGAAGCTGTGCTGCCCGACGTGATCTACTATCTCGAATCGGCCGATCCGGCGCTGGTGCGTAGCGCTGTACCGAACTACTTCCTGGCGCGACTGGCTTCCGAGCGGGTGAAAGTGATTCTCACCGGCGAGGGCGCCGATGAACTGTACGCCGGGTACGACTACATGCGTGCGCTGACAACGCCGGAAGATCTTCATCGTGAGCTTGAAATAGCGATCCGCGAACTGCATCGCACCAATCTTCAACGCGCTGATCGCATGTTCATGGCGTTCGGCGTCGAAGGGCGCGTGCCGTTCCTGGACGTGGAGTCGATTGCGCTGGCGCTCAGTCTGCCGCCGGAATGGAAACTGGCAGCGCCCGGCGAACCGACGAAAATGCTGCTCCGCGAGGCGTTCGCCAGCGATCTGCCCGAGTCGATTGTGCAGCGCCCCAAGCAGAAGTTCTCTGCCGGCGCCGGCTCAATGTACGAACTTGCCAGAGTTGCTGAAGAACGGTTTGATGACCAGACGTTTGCGCGGGAGCGCCAGCGCCTGATGCAGCGCTGGAACTATCGCCTTCCAAACAAAGAAGCGCTCTACTATCTCGATACCCTGCGCGCCGTGCTTCCAGAGCGCCTGATCATGCCGGAGATGGGGATGAGTCGGAGCCTCTGA
- a CDS encoding DUF4258 domain-containing protein: protein MDYVLTEHARDALKKRHIQIAWMERALTRPEVTETDPVDADLEHRLARIPEFGHRVLRVIVTPGEHRHIL, encoded by the coding sequence ATGGACTATGTTCTGACGGAACACGCACGCGACGCGCTCAAGAAGCGGCATATTCAGATCGCCTGGATGGAACGTGCATTGACCCGTCCAGAGGTGACTGAGACCGACCCAGTGGACGCGGATCTGGAACACCGTCTCGCGCGGATCCCTGAATTTGGGCATCGCGTGTTACGGGTCATTGTAACACCAGGAGAACACCGCCACATATTGTAA
- a CDS encoding DUF2283 domain-containing protein, producing the protein MKLKVDRQADALYLTLSEAPASRSEEVSPGIIVDYDDQDRVVGIEMLYLSRRAPDANVQQLLFETVPEVA; encoded by the coding sequence ATGAAGTTAAAAGTAGACCGACAAGCCGACGCGCTTTACCTGACGTTGAGTGAGGCGCCTGCGAGTCGTTCAGAGGAAGTCTCGCCCGGCATCATCGTGGATTATGACGATCAAGACCGCGTCGTCGGCATTGAGATGCTGTATTTGTCCAGACGGGCGCCGGATGCCAATGTGCAGCAACTGTTGTTCGAGACCGTCCCGGAAGTCGCCTGA
- a CDS encoding Dps family protein, whose product MSAEIGTGRIATTPRPDIGLSETSVQGVTAILSRLLADEHVLYTRLRNYHWNLVGMGFGSLHALFQQQYEALADEIDDIAERIRMLGPAAPGTMTEFLQLATLAEKPGDLPDARGMIEQLVADHEAIIRHLRQDLRACDEQYDDMGTSDFLTTLMEKHEKMAWLLRAHIEERSQS is encoded by the coding sequence ATGAGCGCCGAAATCGGAACCGGACGCATAGCAACAACCCCCAGGCCCGACATTGGCTTGAGTGAAACGAGCGTTCAGGGCGTCACTGCCATTCTGAGCCGCCTGCTGGCAGATGAACACGTGCTCTACACCCGGCTGCGCAACTACCACTGGAATCTGGTCGGCATGGGGTTCGGTTCGCTGCACGCGCTGTTCCAGCAGCAGTATGAAGCGCTCGCCGATGAGATCGACGATATTGCCGAGCGGATTCGTATGCTGGGACCGGCAGCGCCCGGCACCATGACGGAGTTCCTCCAGCTGGCGACGCTTGCCGAGAAACCCGGCGATCTCCCCGATGCGCGCGGCATGATCGAGCAACTCGTCGCCGATCACGAGGCGATCATCCGCCACCTGCGCCAGGACCTGCGCGCCTGTGATGAGCAGTATGACGATATGGGGACGAGCGATTTCCTTACGACGCTCATGGAAAAGCACGAGAAGATGGCATGGCTGCTGCGCGCGCATATCGAGGAGCGCAGCCAGAGCTAG
- a CDS encoding LapA family protein, translating to MRVFMFILMTVLSVMLVLFGVQNPQPVEVRFLTFTSGPISLSLVMILAVIAGATLVGLFTGYSGIRHSLRERRLSRLQADLERRIAQLEKENEQLRAQAPPRKEPVEEKRNYG from the coding sequence ATGCGGGTGTTCATGTTCATCCTGATGACCGTACTCTCGGTAATGCTGGTACTGTTTGGCGTACAGAACCCGCAGCCGGTCGAGGTGCGATTCCTTACCTTCACCTCTGGACCGATTTCACTTTCGCTGGTCATGATCCTGGCGGTTATCGCCGGCGCCACGCTCGTTGGTCTCTTCACTGGATACAGCGGCATCCGCCACTCGTTGCGCGAGCGACGCCTGAGCAGGTTGCAGGCGGACCTGGAGCGGCGGATTGCGCAACTCGAAAAGGAGAACGAGCAACTCCGCGCGCAGGCGCCGCCACGAAAGGAACCGGTTGAAGAAAAGCGCAATTACGGATAG
- a CDS encoding DUF4397 domain-containing protein gives MRSKSWILFLLGALLALTIAPAAFAQAGTAKVRVVHASPDAPAVDVIVNGNKALTNVPFFAASAYLDLPAGSYDIQVVPAGATSPVVIDAKGVRIEAGKAYTIAATGKLAEIKPTILIDNLSAPAAGKAHVRVIHFSPDAPAVDIKVAGGPTLISNLAFPQASNYLPVDAGSYDLQVTPAGGTAVVLDLKGVRLEAGKIYDVFAVGELASIKVETAVTTPPAAPAALPRTGGESSIALIALVAAATLIGAGLVLRRRLA, from the coding sequence ATGCGAAGCAAGTCGTGGATCCTTTTCCTGCTCGGCGCGCTGCTCGCGCTGACCATCGCCCCGGCAGCGTTTGCCCAGGCTGGCACGGCAAAAGTACGTGTCGTTCACGCCTCACCCGACGCACCAGCGGTTGACGTGATTGTCAATGGAAACAAGGCGCTTACCAACGTTCCGTTTTTCGCCGCCAGCGCCTACCTTGATCTGCCAGCAGGCAGCTACGACATCCAGGTTGTGCCGGCGGGCGCCACTTCTCCGGTCGTGATTGACGCCAAGGGAGTGCGGATCGAAGCTGGCAAGGCGTACACCATTGCTGCAACGGGCAAACTGGCTGAGATCAAGCCGACGATTCTGATCGATAATCTGTCGGCGCCGGCGGCAGGCAAGGCGCATGTGCGCGTGATCCACTTCTCACCCGACGCACCGGCAGTGGACATCAAGGTTGCGGGTGGTCCGACGCTGATCTCCAACCTGGCATTCCCGCAGGCAAGCAACTACCTGCCGGTCGATGCTGGCAGCTACGATCTGCAGGTCACTCCGGCTGGCGGCACCGCAGTCGTGCTCGATCTGAAGGGCGTTCGCCTGGAAGCAGGCAAGATTTATGATGTGTTCGCCGTCGGCGAGCTGGCAAGTATTAAGGTCGAAACAGCTGTGACGACTCCTCCGGCAGCTCCGGCAGCCCTGCCACGCACCGGCGGTGAGTCGAGCATTGCGCTGATCGCGCTGGTCGCAGCGGCTACGCTGATCGGCGCTGGTCTGGTGCTGCGCCGCCGCCTGGCATAA
- a CDS encoding glycosyltransferase family 4 protein, whose protein sequence is MIRPLYISPVGRGGVDFGIQNITHAVRRYGAPRAELLRLPEIYNFIPALIPRGLPRGWWKGFDLIQGRSRVAFALRAPGRPLVTTVHHLTTDPDLQPYSTLAQRLFYRLVESRYDWWSIRSADAVVCVSRYTQQQVARTYGYTNTTIIYDGIDTDVFVPPPDLKRRDDGLPDRGGRIRLLFVGNRTRRKGFDLLPGILDRLPEAYVLYYTSGFQGIDEGPPHPRMVPIGAPDRDGLVAAYQSCDMLLAPSRLEGFGIAQAEALACGRPVVTTRISALPEVVDHDQSGFLCPRDDVDAYAEAVRRLGEDEALRRRFGEHGREKVVRNFGLEQLGRGFLELYDRLLR, encoded by the coding sequence ATGATTCGTCCCCTCTACATCTCGCCGGTGGGTCGTGGCGGCGTCGATTTCGGCATTCAGAACATTACGCACGCCGTGCGACGCTATGGAGCGCCGCGCGCCGAGTTGCTACGCCTGCCGGAAATCTACAATTTCATTCCCGCCCTGATTCCGCGCGGTCTGCCCCGCGGATGGTGGAAGGGGTTCGACCTTATTCAGGGACGTTCGCGGGTTGCGTTTGCGCTGCGCGCTCCGGGACGCCCGCTGGTGACAACCGTTCATCACCTGACGACCGATCCCGATCTGCAACCCTACAGCACGCTCGCACAGCGTCTCTTCTACCGCCTGGTCGAGTCACGCTACGATTGGTGGTCGATCAGATCCGCCGACGCCGTGGTGTGTGTCTCGCGCTACACGCAGCAACAGGTCGCCCGAACCTACGGGTACACCAACACCACCATCATCTACGACGGGATCGACACTGATGTGTTCGTTCCACCCCCGGATCTGAAACGGCGTGACGATGGTCTACCCGATAGGGGCGGGCGAATCCGACTGCTCTTCGTCGGCAATCGGACGCGCCGTAAAGGGTTTGACCTGTTGCCGGGCATCCTTGATCGCCTGCCGGAAGCGTATGTGCTGTACTATACCAGCGGCTTTCAGGGGATCGATGAAGGACCGCCGCACCCGCGCATGGTTCCGATCGGCGCACCAGACCGCGATGGATTAGTGGCGGCATATCAGTCGTGCGACATGCTGCTGGCGCCATCGCGTCTGGAAGGATTTGGCATCGCTCAGGCAGAGGCGCTGGCATGCGGACGTCCGGTCGTGACAACACGCATCTCAGCGCTGCCCGAAGTCGTCGATCACGATCAGTCTGGCTTCCTCTGCCCGCGTGATGATGTGGACGCCTATGCAGAGGCGGTACGCCGGTTAGGTGAGGATGAAGCGTTACGACGACGTTTCGGCGAGCACGGACGCGAAAAAGTTGTGCGCAACTTCGGGCTTGAGCAACTGGGGCGCGGTTTTCTGGAACTCTATGATCGCCTGTTGCGCTAA
- a CDS encoding GNAT family N-acetyltransferase, with product MTTVDLQYRAVAVDDDQFAFNAALAYNISLDEARRNLRAHAPGDHRGLYRNDRLVTQCILYPLRLANGAGGMIAAGGIGAVATPPEERRRGYVERLLRAVCDELRSQNVPLSMLAAFKESFYRRYGWATFYEARRLSGPPDRFAPFCAHRSGEWVRLDDSVAAATELDAIYRGALRGRFGPLERDALWWQTRVFRSGDASPRWIYVWRDDAGHGRSYVIFSVERGEQGRVVRCRETVALDPQARAQIFAFFAAFADQCAEVVFHAPADAPVQMLMPDPLECTMEPGSMLRIVDVAQALEAYAFPRDVAGRVTLRIADDWLEHNNAVFQLEIEGGVARTTRLNDGINADVRCDIRTLTHIYSRAIRPRTAAAFGLLDIHTRPALALLERLFAGLAPYASDWF from the coding sequence ATGACCACGGTCGATCTCCAGTATCGCGCCGTTGCGGTTGATGACGATCAGTTCGCCTTCAATGCAGCGCTGGCATATAACATATCGCTCGACGAGGCGCGGCGCAATCTGCGGGCTCATGCGCCCGGCGATCATCGCGGATTGTACCGCAATGATCGCCTGGTGACGCAGTGTATTCTGTATCCACTGCGCCTGGCAAACGGCGCAGGCGGGATGATCGCAGCAGGCGGCATTGGAGCGGTTGCCACGCCGCCCGAAGAGCGACGACGCGGGTATGTGGAACGTCTGCTCCGCGCGGTGTGCGACGAACTGCGCAGCCAGAACGTGCCGCTGAGTATGCTGGCTGCGTTTAAGGAGTCATTCTACCGGCGCTACGGATGGGCGACCTTTTATGAGGCACGGCGGTTGAGTGGACCGCCGGATCGGTTTGCTCCGTTTTGCGCGCATCGATCAGGGGAATGGGTGCGCCTCGACGATAGTGTGGCGGCGGCTACGGAACTGGACGCAATCTATCGCGGCGCGCTGCGTGGGCGCTTCGGTCCGCTCGAACGCGATGCCCTCTGGTGGCAAACGCGCGTATTCCGTTCGGGAGACGCTTCCCCACGCTGGATCTATGTCTGGCGTGACGACGCCGGTCACGGACGATCCTACGTCATCTTTTCCGTCGAACGCGGTGAGCAAGGGCGAGTAGTGCGTTGCCGCGAAACGGTGGCGCTCGACCCGCAGGCGCGTGCGCAGATCTTCGCGTTCTTCGCGGCATTTGCCGATCAGTGCGCCGAGGTAGTTTTCCATGCACCCGCCGATGCTCCGGTGCAGATGCTGATGCCCGATCCGCTGGAATGTACCATGGAGCCGGGCAGTATGCTGCGGATCGTGGATGTCGCGCAGGCGCTGGAAGCATACGCCTTCCCACGCGATGTCGCCGGTCGGGTGACGCTGCGCATCGCCGATGACTGGCTGGAACACAACAACGCGGTTTTTCAGTTGGAGATCGAAGGAGGCGTGGCGCGAACGACCCGTCTGAATGATGGGATCAATGCCGATGTGCGCTGCGATATACGAACATTGACGCACATCTACAGTCGCGCCATCCGTCCACGGACTGCGGCGGCATTTGGTTTGCTCGATATCCATACACGCCCGGCGCTGGCGCTGCTCGAACGTCTGTTTGCAGGGCTGGCGCCGTATGCGTCGGACTGGTTTTGA